A stretch of DNA from Streptomyces sp. NBC_01197:
CTGGTGCTGCTCGTGGGAGTGATCGGCCTGGGCGCCATCGCCATCCCGGCCGCGTCCCTGCAGATGGGCCTGCCCGACGACGGGGCGCAGCCCACCAACACCACACAGCACCGTGCGTACGACCTGCTCTCGGACGGCTTCGGCCCCGGGTTCAACGGTCCGCTGACGACGGTCGTCGACGTCAAGGGCGTCAGCGACGGCAAGGCCGCGGTCGACGAGGTGCACCAGAAGATCGCCAAGCTCGACGGCGTGGTCTCGGTGGCGCAGCCGTTCTACAACAAGGCGCACGACACCGCGACGATCAGCGTCATCCCCAAGGACCGGCCCTCCTCGGCCAAGACCGAGGACCTGGTCCACTCCATCCGTGACGCGGGTGCGCAGGTCAAGTCGGACACCGGTGCCACGGTGCTGGTCACCGGCGCGACCGCGATGAACATCGACTTCTCGCAGAAGATGAACGACGCGCTGGTCCCGTATCTGGCGCTCGTCGTCGGGCTCGCGTTCCTGCTCCTGATGGTGGTCTTCCGCTCGGTGCTGGTGCCGCTCAAGGCGGCGCTCGGCTTCCTGCTCTCGGTGGTAGCCGCCCTGGGCGCGGTCGTCGCGGTCTTCCAGTGGGGCTGGCTCGGCTCGCTCTTCGGCGTCCAGCAGACCGGCCCGATCATGTCGATGATGCCGATCTTCATGGTGGGCGTGGTCTTCGGTCTCGCGATGGACTACGAGGTCTTCCTGGTCACCCGGATGCGGGAGGCGTATGTGCACGGGGAGAGCCCGGGACAGGCCGTCGTCACCGGCTTCAAGCACGGGGCGCGGGTGGTCACCGCCGCCGCCGTCATCATGATCGCGGTCTTCTCCGGCTTCATCGGGGCCAGCGACTCGATGATCAAGATGATCGGCTTCGGCCTCGCCATCGCGGTCTTCTTCGACGCCTTCGTCGTACGGATGGCCATCGTGCCCGCCGTCCTGGCGCTGCTCGGCAAGCGGGCGTGGTGGCTGCCGCGCTGGCTTGACCGGGCGCTGCCGAACGTGGACGTCGAGGGCGAGGGCCTGAACAAGCACATCGAGGAACGGACACAGCGGGAGCTGATCGACGCCTGAGTGAGTGACTCAGGTCCGCAGCGGCCCTCCATGCCCCACGGCATGGGGGGCCTCCTGCTGCTCCTGGGGCGCGTCCTCACGGAGCGCTTCCCTGCGGGCGGCCCGCTCGGCCCGCTCGGTTTCCTGGGGGACCGCCGCATGGGTCCTGCGCAGGAACCGGATCAGTGGCGCGTTGTCGAACTGCACCACCGTCACCCCGTCCGGCGAGTAGAACTCAAGGACCACCTGGGCCCGCCCGCACGGCCAGATCCCGATGTCGCCGGAGCGCCGCGGCGTCCGCAGCCCGGCTTCGAGCAGATCCCTGGCGAAGACCCACTCGCCGCCACCGCCGGGGAAGAGGAAGCGCACGGCGCCGGGGTCGCCCTCGGGGTCGTACTGCAGCGCGATGTAGACCACCGACCACTGGCCGGGGACGTCCGTCACGACATGACCTCGTACGGGCACCTCGACGGCGGGGGACATGTGCGCTCCCTTGATCTAGTGATGTAGCAAATGTTCCCTTTAGGGCCATTTGTATTCTAATGTTCCATATTTTGGCAGGGGCGCCACCGCTCGGCCACCGCTGCGCAGCCGCAGCTGGGGCCGAGGCGCTCTTGCGAACCATTCGCAACAAGGCTCTATCATCGAACGGTTCACCACCGCCGGTGCGCCATCGCGAGGAGAGAGTCACCACATGCATGTCCCCGACGGATTCATCAACGCCCCCGTATCGGCGGTGACCGGTGTAATCGCCGCGGGCGCGATCGCCGTGAGCCTCCGGGGCGCGCGCCGTGAGCTGGACGAGCGCACCGCGCCGCTCGCCGGCCTGGTCGCCGCCTTCATCTTCTCGGTGCAGATGCTGAACTTCCCCGTCGCCGCCGGCACCAGCGGACACCTGCTGGGCGGCGCGCTCGCCGCGATCCTCGTCGGCCCGTACACCGGGGTGCTCTGTGTCTCCGTCGTCCTGCTGA
This window harbors:
- a CDS encoding SsgA family sporulation/cell division regulator; protein product: MSPAVEVPVRGHVVTDVPGQWSVVYIALQYDPEGDPGAVRFLFPGGGGEWVFARDLLEAGLRTPRRSGDIGIWPCGRAQVVLEFYSPDGVTVVQFDNAPLIRFLRRTHAAVPQETERAERAARREALREDAPQEQQEAPHAVGHGGPLRT